In the Maribacter sp. MJ134 genome, one interval contains:
- a CDS encoding LysE family translocator produces the protein MNLELLLPFCAATAALALSPGPDNIFVLIQSMTNGKRYGLATIAGLMTGCLVHTSLLAFGVSIIIKDNPIVFNAIKIFGALYLLYLAWQVLNSDEAISLGNGKGNKKGLLALFKQGFVMNVLNPKVTIFFLAFFPGFLFSEELSTVVQFYVLGFLFILVSSFVFCGIALLAASIADFLKKNARTGAVLKWLQIIVFVGIAIYLLIG, from the coding sequence TTGAATTTAGAGCTATTACTTCCTTTTTGTGCCGCAACGGCGGCCTTGGCCCTATCACCCGGACCAGATAATATTTTTGTGTTAATACAGAGTATGACCAATGGTAAACGATATGGTTTAGCCACTATCGCAGGGCTTATGACGGGTTGTTTAGTCCATACGAGCTTATTGGCATTTGGGGTATCCATAATAATAAAGGATAACCCCATTGTGTTTAATGCGATTAAGATTTTTGGAGCCTTATACCTTTTGTATTTGGCATGGCAAGTTTTAAATTCGGATGAGGCCATTTCCTTGGGCAATGGTAAAGGCAATAAGAAAGGGCTTTTGGCCTTATTTAAGCAGGGGTTTGTTATGAACGTACTTAACCCTAAGGTGACCATTTTCTTTTTAGCATTTTTCCCTGGCTTTTTGTTCTCAGAAGAATTGAGTACCGTGGTACAATTTTATGTTCTAGGCTTTTTGTTTATTCTGGTCTCTTCTTTCGTTTTTTGTGGAATAGCTCTTTTAGCTGCTTCTATAGCTGATTTTCTAAAGAAAAATGCTAGAACAGGAGCTGTATTAAAGTGGCTTCAAATTATTGTTTTTGTGGGAATAGCTATCTACTTGTTGATAGGTTGA
- a CDS encoding DUF1573 domain-containing protein, which yields MKKIVVAICTISLFAFTSCKENASSKINTDNVAEAAVRDEAAKAIPVMTFEKAEHDFGTIEQGTPQETAFKFTNTGNAPLIITDAKSSCGCTVPNPPKEPIAPGESSELLVKFNGSGQNQVTKTITVTANTEKGSELLRIKAFVNPKGAAPLGPVK from the coding sequence ATGAAAAAGATAGTAGTTGCAATTTGTACGATTTCCTTGTTCGCATTCACCTCTTGTAAAGAAAATGCCTCAAGTAAAATTAACACTGATAATGTTGCGGAAGCAGCTGTTAGGGATGAAGCTGCTAAGGCTATTCCGGTAATGACCTTTGAAAAAGCCGAGCATGATTTCGGTACTATTGAGCAAGGTACTCCACAAGAGACGGCTTTTAAATTTACCAATACTGGTAACGCCCCTCTAATCATTACCGATGCTAAAAGTAGCTGTGGTTGTACAGTACCAAACCCGCCAAAAGAACCAATTGCTCCTGGTGAATCTAGTGAGTTATTGGTGAAATTTAATGGGTCTGGTCAAAATCAGGTTACCAAGACCATTACAGTGACCGCAAATACAGAAAAGGGTTCTGAGCTTTTAAGAATCAAAGCTTTTGTTAACCCAAAAGGAGCAGCGCCACTTGGGCCTGTTAAATAA
- a CDS encoding ferritin, with translation MNKTIEALLNDQIKYEANASMHYLAMASWADAQGYNGIAEFFYKQSEEERVHMTKLVKFVNERSGKVIVPALEKPKESFESLNELFADFLKSEMFVTEQINHVIFECLNKKDYNVHNFMQWYVTEQLEEEAVARTLLDKLNIIGDDKSGHYMFDRDINAIALSVDAEE, from the coding sequence ATGAACAAGACTATAGAAGCACTGTTAAACGACCAGATTAAATATGAGGCAAACGCGTCCATGCACTACTTGGCCATGGCTTCATGGGCCGATGCTCAAGGATACAACGGAATTGCAGAATTCTTTTACAAGCAATCGGAGGAAGAGCGTGTTCACATGACTAAATTGGTAAAATTTGTAAATGAACGTAGTGGAAAGGTAATAGTACCGGCTTTAGAAAAACCCAAAGAAAGCTTTGAATCCCTAAATGAATTATTTGCCGATTTCTTAAAGAGTGAAATGTTCGTAACGGAGCAAATCAATCACGTTATCTTCGAATGTTTAAATAAGAAAGACTACAATGTCCATAATTTTATGCAGTGGTATGTTACGGAACAACTCGAGGAGGAAGCCGTAGCCAGAACACTTCTGGATAAGCTGAACATCATCGGAGACGATAAATCCGGGCATTATATGTTTGACAGGGACATTAATGCCATAGCCCTATCGGTAGATGCTGAGGAATAG
- the pepT gene encoding peptidase T → MQQLIDRFISYVKIDTQSDPNSETTPSTEKQWNLAHKLVAELEAIGMQDVSIDDNAYIMATLPSNITQKVPVIGFISHFDTTPDFSGTDVNPQIIRDYDGKDIILNKEGNIILSPDYFEDLLQYKGQTLITTDGTTLLGADDKAGITEIITAMEYLLQHPEIKHGTIRVGFTPDEEIGRGAHKFDVAKFGAAWAYTMDGSQIGELEYENFNAAGAKVSITGKSVHPGYAKGKMVNALGIANEFLGRLPKNETPERTSNREGFFHVYELHGEIEKANIELIIRDHDHGNFLKRKELLREVTDQLNKDYNDCIELKIADQYFNMREKIEPVMHIVDIAKKAMEQVGVSPIIKPIRGGTDGSQLSFMGLPCPNIFAGGHNFHGKYEYVPVESMQKAVEVIVKICELTAKEK, encoded by the coding sequence ATGCAACAACTTATTGACCGTTTTATAAGCTATGTGAAAATTGATACACAAAGTGATCCTAACTCGGAGACGACACCGAGTACGGAAAAGCAATGGAACCTTGCCCACAAACTAGTTGCCGAGCTTGAAGCAATTGGCATGCAGGACGTAAGCATAGATGATAACGCCTATATCATGGCCACCTTACCCAGCAACATTACGCAGAAGGTACCCGTAATCGGGTTCATTTCTCATTTTGACACCACACCCGATTTTTCCGGGACCGATGTTAATCCACAGATTATTAGAGATTATGACGGTAAGGACATCATTTTGAACAAAGAAGGAAATATTATACTCTCACCAGATTATTTCGAAGATTTACTTCAATATAAGGGGCAGACGTTAATTACAACGGACGGCACCACCCTTTTAGGGGCCGACGACAAAGCGGGGATTACGGAGATAATAACCGCTATGGAATACCTCCTTCAACACCCAGAAATAAAACATGGTACCATTAGGGTAGGTTTTACCCCTGACGAGGAAATAGGTAGAGGCGCACATAAGTTTGATGTAGCAAAGTTCGGTGCTGCATGGGCCTATACTATGGACGGTAGCCAAATAGGTGAATTGGAGTATGAAAATTTCAATGCCGCTGGCGCGAAAGTAAGTATTACAGGGAAGAGTGTCCACCCTGGTTATGCAAAAGGTAAAATGGTCAATGCCTTAGGAATTGCAAATGAGTTTTTGGGGAGACTACCCAAAAACGAAACTCCTGAAAGAACCAGTAACAGGGAAGGTTTTTTCCATGTTTATGAACTCCATGGAGAGATAGAAAAAGCCAACATTGAACTCATAATTCGTGATCATGACCATGGTAATTTTCTAAAAAGAAAAGAATTACTAAGGGAGGTTACAGATCAATTGAATAAAGATTACAATGACTGCATAGAATTGAAAATAGCCGACCAGTATTTTAACATGCGCGAAAAAATTGAACCTGTGATGCATATTGTAGACATAGCAAAAAAAGCGATGGAGCAAGTTGGTGTTTCGCCCATTATTAAACCCATTCGTGGTGGAACGGATGGGTCACAACTTAGTTTTATGGGCCTCCCCTGTCCCAATATTTTTGCCGGTGGTCATAATTTTCATGGAAAATATGAATACGTTCCTGTGGAAAGTATGCAGAAAGCGGTAGAAGTTATCGTAAAAATTTGCGAACTTACTGCTAAAGAAAAATAA
- the yajC gene encoding preprotein translocase subunit YajC, producing MGDIGQFLPMILIFVVAYFFMIRPQMKRQKDEKKFSAELKRGDRVITKSGLHGKVVDLNDKDASCVIETMAGKLKFDRSAISMEMSRKLAAPVKK from the coding sequence ATGGGTGATATAGGACAGTTTCTTCCAATGATTTTAATTTTCGTTGTGGCTTATTTCTTTATGATAAGACCGCAAATGAAAAGACAAAAGGACGAGAAGAAATTTTCGGCGGAATTAAAACGTGGTGATCGCGTAATAACGAAAAGTGGACTACACGGTAAGGTTGTAGATTTGAACGATAAGGATGCTTCCTGTGTCATTGAAACAATGGCCGGAAAATTAAAGTTCGATAGGTCCGCCATATCTATGGAGATGAGCAGAAAACTAGCCGCTCCCGTTAAAAAATAA
- a CDS encoding hydroxymethylglutaryl-CoA lyase — protein sequence MSEKVKIIECPRDAMQGIKDFIPVHKKVRYIQSLLSCGFDTIDFGSFVSPKAIPQMVDTAEVLAKLDLSGTTSKLLAIVANVRGAKAAALHPEIRYLGFPFSISENFQMRNTHKTVAESVVTLEEIFNIADAANKEVVTYISMGFGNPYGDPWNVDIVGEWTEKLAGMGAKILSLSDTVGTSDPETITYLFSNLIPKYPNIEFGAHLHTTPTKWHEKVNAAYKAGCQRFDGAVQGFGGCPMAKDELTGNMPTEKMLSYFTAEKARTGVNWLAFEAAYNKASELFGAYH from the coding sequence ATGTCCGAAAAGGTAAAGATTATTGAATGTCCCAGGGATGCAATGCAAGGCATAAAAGACTTTATACCTGTGCATAAGAAAGTGAGGTACATTCAATCTTTGCTCAGCTGTGGTTTTGATACCATAGACTTTGGAAGTTTTGTTTCGCCAAAGGCCATTCCGCAAATGGTAGATACGGCTGAGGTCCTGGCAAAGCTAGATTTATCCGGAACTACAAGCAAGTTGCTGGCCATAGTAGCGAATGTTAGAGGGGCAAAGGCAGCTGCTTTACATCCGGAAATACGATACCTAGGATTTCCATTTTCTATTTCGGAAAACTTTCAGATGCGAAATACCCACAAGACTGTGGCCGAATCTGTCGTTACGCTAGAAGAAATTTTCAATATTGCGGACGCGGCCAATAAGGAAGTAGTAACTTATATATCCATGGGTTTCGGAAATCCCTATGGAGACCCATGGAATGTGGATATTGTTGGAGAATGGACAGAAAAACTGGCGGGTATGGGCGCTAAGATCTTATCATTGTCGGACACCGTGGGTACATCGGATCCTGAGACCATTACTTATCTTTTCTCAAATCTCATTCCGAAATATCCAAATATAGAATTTGGAGCTCACTTACACACGACCCCCACAAAATGGCATGAAAAAGTCAATGCTGCTTATAAAGCGGGATGTCAACGTTTTGATGGTGCCGTTCAAGGATTTGGTGGTTGTCCAATGGCCAAGGACGAGCTTACAGGTAATATGCCAACCGAAAAAATGTTATCGTATTTTACCGCCGAAAAAGCACGCACAGGGGTGAATTGGCTGGCTTTTGAAGCGGCCTATAATAAGGCTTCCGAGTTATTCGGTGCCTACCATTAA
- a CDS encoding Dabb family protein, translating into MKTLKITGALVLLSVLTMSFYSFETTNKNNQITHISADSVLRHVVLFKFKDGTAPEDIKKVEDAFSALPSKIPEIKGYEWGINNSPESLNKGLTHCFFLTFENEEDRGIYLPHPDHKAFGEVLGPHLDDVLVLDYWTK; encoded by the coding sequence ATGAAAACCTTAAAAATTACAGGAGCATTAGTCCTTCTATCAGTACTTACAATGTCATTTTATTCATTTGAGACTACTAATAAAAATAACCAGATAACCCATATAAGCGCGGATAGTGTATTAAGACATGTGGTTCTTTTTAAATTCAAGGATGGCACTGCTCCAGAAGATATCAAAAAGGTTGAAGACGCCTTTAGCGCCTTACCCAGCAAAATACCAGAAATCAAGGGCTACGAATGGGGAATCAATAACAGTCCGGAAAGCCTTAATAAGGGATTGACCCACTGTTTTTTCTTAACTTTTGAAAATGAAGAAGACAGAGGTATCTATTTACCACACCCGGATCATAAAGCGTTTGGTGAGGTTTTAGGGCCGCATTTAGATGATGTGCTCGTATTGGACTATTGGACGAAGTAA
- a CDS encoding YdeI/OmpD-associated family protein produces MDKSEKIEAYYEEEHLFKEAITQLRELVIKTDLEETFKWMFPTYTLNGKNVLAICKFKGHFGIWFFNGVFLSDSKNVLENAQEGKTQAMRHWKFKSRDEIKEKMVSAYINEAIENERKGIRLAPKKKQAIVVVLPKELKIAFENNPDLKKAFHTLSPSRQKEYAEYISGAKREQTKEARLLKIPPMILEGKGLNDKYR; encoded by the coding sequence GTGGATAAATCCGAAAAAATAGAAGCCTATTACGAGGAAGAACACCTCTTTAAAGAGGCCATAACCCAACTCAGGGAATTGGTAATAAAAACCGATTTAGAGGAAACTTTTAAATGGATGTTTCCAACCTATACGTTAAACGGAAAAAACGTACTGGCGATCTGTAAATTTAAAGGGCATTTTGGTATTTGGTTCTTTAACGGCGTGTTCTTAAGTGACAGCAAGAACGTGCTGGAGAATGCCCAAGAAGGTAAGACCCAGGCAATGCGCCATTGGAAATTTAAATCTAGGGACGAGATAAAAGAGAAAATGGTTTCCGCCTACATTAATGAGGCCATTGAAAACGAAAGAAAAGGCATACGATTGGCCCCCAAAAAGAAGCAAGCTATTGTTGTGGTCTTGCCAAAGGAACTCAAGATTGCCTTTGAAAATAATCCAGACCTCAAGAAGGCTTTTCATACGCTATCCCCATCCCGACAAAAAGAATATGCCGAGTATATCAGCGGAGCCAAACGGGAACAGACCAAAGAAGCTCGCTTACTTAAAATACCCCCGATGATTCTAGAAGGAAAGGGACTCAATGATAAGTACCGATGA
- the nusB gene encoding transcription antitermination factor NusB, producing MLTRRHIRVKVMQCIYALIQSKDDSLPKQEKFLKVSIANTYSLYLLWLSLFIELHQRAANQIDLASKKYLNTEETAFPDELKFTKNKLLLQLIQSQTLKEELTNRKLDNWYLNEEYVKLIYNAILESTIYKNYMNSNDNSYESDKQVIIELFKEVIAPNDKIYEYFEDDKLTWIDDIPIVNTFIVRLFKKAKAQQKPDYFTPKLLKDKEDMDFANQLLSKTLLKNDALEKEIEGKTPNWDKDRIADVDAILLKMAICELLHFPSIPERVTINEYLEIAKEYSTPKSSIFINGILDKLTKEYKAEGKLNKMGRGLL from the coding sequence ATGCTTACACGAAGGCACATTAGGGTAAAAGTAATGCAATGCATTTATGCCCTAATTCAATCAAAAGACGACTCCTTGCCCAAACAGGAGAAATTTTTAAAAGTTAGTATAGCTAATACGTACAGTTTATACTTGTTATGGTTAAGTCTTTTTATAGAACTTCACCAACGTGCTGCAAATCAAATAGATTTAGCTTCCAAGAAATACTTGAATACAGAAGAAACGGCATTCCCAGACGAGTTGAAATTTACAAAGAACAAACTCTTACTTCAACTCATTCAGAGCCAGACTTTAAAGGAAGAATTGACCAATAGAAAACTGGATAACTGGTACCTTAACGAGGAATATGTAAAGCTCATCTATAATGCTATCTTAGAAAGTACCATTTACAAGAACTATATGAACTCTAACGATAACAGCTACGAGTCCGATAAGCAAGTTATTATAGAATTGTTTAAAGAGGTCATTGCCCCGAACGACAAAATTTACGAATATTTTGAGGATGATAAACTTACTTGGATAGATGATATCCCCATTGTAAATACCTTTATCGTTCGTTTGTTTAAGAAGGCAAAAGCACAACAGAAGCCGGATTACTTTACGCCCAAATTGTTGAAAGATAAAGAGGATATGGATTTTGCCAATCAACTTCTTTCTAAAACATTGCTTAAGAACGATGCTTTAGAGAAGGAGATAGAGGGTAAAACACCCAATTGGGACAAGGACCGTATTGCCGATGTGGATGCCATTCTACTTAAAATGGCCATTTGCGAACTACTCCATTTTCCATCGATACCGGAGCGGGTAACAATTAACGAATATTTAGAAATCGCCAAAGAATATTCAACACCTAAAAGCAGTATTTTTATCAATGGTATTCTAGACAAGCTAACTAAAGAATATAAGGCCGAAGGAAAACTGAATAAGATGGGTAGAGGGCTGTTATAA
- a CDS encoding T9SS type B sorting domain-containing protein, protein MKKAVLLLLLTTLSCYGQFQVDTGLSEEELIRDILVNSSCAETSNYTSYTGTDFGVNGIGYFNSNGARFQYREGIILSTGNAADAVGPNDQIYTTGDTDWPGDNDLRSATGTGNLFNASYIQFDFVPSTNSISFNFLFASEEYSDNFQCTFSDVFAFILTDANGISSNLAVIPGTDSPVSATTIRPGVEDACEPANEDFFGGLNGENSGISFFGQTKSLVAFSEVNPGENYTIKLVIADNLDADLDSAVFLEAGSFSIDVSLGENRTVANGKPLCIGEELILDATSQGAQSYVWYRDGTQLMAFDDIPVITVNDDGLYEVEVVFSAVCISNGAIEIEYIEPPLIAEQPLDINACDLDGNDIEPFDFTANRNRILGNQNDRIYKVYFFETQENAENLENNITRTSPYFGTEETKTIFARISSGESCYEITSFEIFLRKLEFVSPLAEEYPLCLDEDNNPLTPLPLLDTGLATSDYNFQWYKDVVREENRIPNATANNYSPTTPGTYFVVLENLQFGCEFTIFTKVVPVSPPTLFEIVPLNDLFSGNNSIAIEVEGGNEYLFAVDDSDFTTNFRFDNLEAGEHIAYVTDTRNCTVLSQPFLVVDYPKFFTPNGDGTNDTWKIIGLSEIENAQIYIYDRFGKLHFQFNDEDGWNGNSNGKLLPSSDYWFKISYTMNGEQKEFKNHFSLKR, encoded by the coding sequence ATGAAAAAAGCGGTATTACTCTTATTGCTCACCACCCTATCTTGTTATGGTCAGTTCCAAGTGGACACTGGTCTCTCGGAAGAAGAGCTTATACGAGATATCCTTGTAAATAGTAGCTGCGCGGAAACCTCTAACTACACTTCCTATACCGGCACGGATTTCGGGGTAAACGGTATAGGTTACTTTAATTCTAACGGAGCAAGATTTCAATACAGGGAAGGCATCATTTTATCCACAGGTAATGCTGCCGATGCAGTGGGCCCTAACGATCAAATCTATACTACTGGAGATACGGACTGGCCAGGAGATAATGATTTAAGATCAGCAACGGGAACAGGAAACCTTTTTAACGCCTCCTATATACAATTCGACTTTGTGCCAAGCACCAACAGTATAAGCTTCAATTTTCTGTTCGCCTCGGAAGAATATTCCGATAATTTTCAATGCACGTTCTCTGATGTATTTGCTTTTATTCTCACCGATGCGAATGGAATTTCTTCCAATCTAGCAGTTATTCCTGGTACTGATTCTCCTGTTAGTGCTACAACTATACGACCCGGAGTTGAAGATGCCTGTGAACCTGCGAATGAGGATTTTTTTGGTGGTCTGAATGGCGAGAATTCTGGAATTTCATTTTTTGGACAAACGAAAAGCTTAGTTGCATTCTCCGAGGTAAATCCTGGAGAAAATTACACGATTAAACTTGTAATTGCCGATAATCTAGACGCTGATCTAGACTCCGCTGTTTTCCTCGAGGCCGGTAGTTTCTCCATAGATGTTAGTTTGGGAGAAAATAGAACGGTTGCCAACGGCAAACCACTCTGTATCGGTGAAGAACTAATACTGGACGCTACTTCACAAGGAGCGCAAAGTTACGTTTGGTATAGGGACGGAACACAACTAATGGCATTCGACGATATTCCTGTCATAACCGTGAATGATGATGGATTATACGAGGTAGAAGTGGTATTTTCAGCAGTATGTATTTCAAACGGAGCAATTGAAATAGAATATATTGAACCACCGCTGATAGCCGAGCAACCCTTGGATATAAACGCCTGTGATTTGGACGGGAACGATATTGAGCCTTTTGATTTTACGGCGAATAGAAACAGGATTTTAGGAAATCAAAATGATAGAATCTATAAAGTCTACTTTTTTGAAACACAGGAAAATGCCGAAAATCTCGAAAACAACATCACGCGCACCAGCCCTTACTTTGGAACCGAAGAAACCAAAACTATCTTTGCTCGCATATCTTCTGGTGAAAGTTGCTATGAAATTACTTCGTTTGAAATTTTCCTTCGAAAATTAGAATTTGTCTCTCCGCTAGCTGAAGAGTATCCCCTATGTTTGGATGAAGATAACAACCCCTTGACACCCTTACCGTTATTAGATACCGGATTGGCGACATCAGACTACAATTTTCAATGGTACAAAGATGTCGTTAGGGAAGAAAATAGGATACCCAATGCTACAGCGAACAACTATAGTCCAACCACTCCAGGTACTTATTTTGTAGTCTTAGAAAATTTACAATTTGGTTGTGAATTCACGATTTTCACAAAAGTTGTTCCTGTTAGTCCTCCGACCCTTTTTGAAATCGTTCCCCTGAACGACCTGTTCTCTGGAAACAATTCCATAGCTATTGAGGTCGAGGGAGGTAATGAATATTTATTTGCAGTTGACGATTCTGATTTCACTACTAATTTCAGGTTTGATAATTTGGAAGCAGGTGAACACATAGCATATGTTACAGATACTAGGAATTGCACTGTGTTGTCCCAACCCTTCTTAGTGGTTGACTACCCCAAATTTTTTACTCCTAATGGTGATGGAACCAATGATACATGGAAAATTATTGGATTGTCAGAAATTGAGAATGCCCAAATTTATATCTACGACCGCTTTGGAAAGCTACACTTTCAATTTAATGATGAAGATGGCTGGAACGGAAATAGCAACGGAAAACTCTTACCATCCTCAGATTACTGGTTCAAAATTAGTTACACGATGAACGGAGAACAAAAAGAATTTAAAAATCATTTCTCTCTAAAAAGGTAG
- a CDS encoding quinone-dependent dihydroorotate dehydrogenase produces MYKLIIRQILFLLDPERVHYISFSLIKFASKIGLSGLIKNHFTHEDVRLEREVFGLKFKNPVGLAAGFDKNALLYNELSDFGFGFIEIGTLTPKPQDGNPKQRLFRLKADKAIINRMGFNNNGVFDAVEQLKKEHNVLIGGNIGKNKVTPNDEAIKDYLICFDALFDHVDYFVVNVSSPNTPGLRELQDKEPLTALLKELQKENDKYALKKSVQRKPILLKIAPDLTDDQLLDIITIVASTKIDGIIATNTTISRAHLKSDLFLVEQAGGLSGKPLKDRSTEVIRFLSERSNKAFPIIGVGGIHSPEDALEKLEAGADLIQLWTGFVYEGPGLIKKINKAILADVQD; encoded by the coding sequence ATGTATAAACTAATTATCCGCCAAATTCTTTTTTTATTGGACCCTGAGAGGGTGCACTATATAAGTTTTTCCCTCATTAAGTTTGCTTCAAAAATTGGTCTTTCCGGACTTATAAAAAATCACTTTACGCATGAAGATGTACGATTGGAACGAGAGGTATTCGGGTTAAAATTTAAAAATCCTGTAGGTTTGGCCGCAGGTTTTGATAAGAATGCCTTGTTATACAATGAGCTGTCGGATTTTGGGTTCGGTTTTATTGAAATAGGAACCTTAACACCCAAGCCCCAAGATGGAAATCCAAAACAGAGATTATTCAGACTCAAGGCAGATAAAGCTATTATCAATAGAATGGGCTTCAATAACAATGGTGTTTTTGATGCTGTTGAGCAATTAAAAAAAGAGCACAACGTACTTATTGGGGGTAATATAGGCAAGAACAAAGTGACTCCCAATGATGAGGCCATTAAGGATTACCTCATTTGTTTTGATGCATTATTTGATCATGTGGATTACTTTGTCGTAAACGTAAGCTCACCGAATACCCCAGGTTTACGGGAATTGCAAGACAAAGAACCACTCACGGCATTATTGAAGGAACTTCAAAAAGAGAACGATAAATATGCACTTAAAAAAAGTGTTCAGCGAAAGCCGATTTTACTAAAAATAGCTCCCGATTTAACGGATGACCAATTACTGGATATCATCACTATCGTGGCAAGCACTAAAATTGATGGAATCATCGCCACGAACACGACAATATCTAGAGCCCATCTTAAATCGGACTTATTTTTAGTGGAACAGGCCGGAGGTCTAAGTGGAAAACCTTTAAAAGATAGAAGCACGGAGGTCATTCGTTTTCTGTCTGAAAGGAGTAATAAGGCGTTTCCAATAATTGGCGTAGGCGGCATACATTCACCAGAAGACGCTCTAGAAAAATTAGAGGCCGGTGCGGACCTAATTCAATTATGGACTGGATTTGTTTACGAAGGTCCGGGTCTAATTAAAAAAATAAACAAGGCCATTTTAGCCGATGTGCAAGATTAA
- a CDS encoding Gfo/Idh/MocA family protein: MINSRRDFIRKGAAGLALTGASFTFPMELLGAMRRKLGPNDTINVGLIGCKGMGFSDLTSVLKMNDTNVIALCDVDENVLRSRTVDLEKAGIKKPKWYSDYRKLLENKDIDVVIIGTPDHWHCLQLTDALKAGKDVYCEKPIANSVEEANLMLGHVQASDRMVQVGQWQRSQPHFVDAINYVHSGKLGEIRLAKAWAYQGWMKPVPVTVDSEIPKGVDYKMWLGPAPQRAFNVNRFHFNFRWFWDYAGGLMTDWGVHLIDYALYGMKVGTPKSVMALGGKFAYPNDASETPDTLQTVYEYDGFSILWEHATGIDGGNYGRNHGIAFIGNNGTLVLDRGGWEVIPEKEFQGWDKEGIPKMKAITYSRGEANGLDLHTANFIDAVKNRDTAKLNAPIKVGYDAALVSHMGNVAFKTGDRIYWDAASGKFKNELANQLLSAKYHNGWKLPTL; this comes from the coding sequence ATGATAAATAGTAGAAGAGATTTCATTCGAAAAGGTGCGGCAGGCTTAGCTCTAACAGGGGCCTCATTTACTTTTCCAATGGAGCTATTAGGGGCTATGCGCAGAAAATTAGGCCCCAATGACACTATAAATGTTGGTTTAATCGGTTGTAAGGGCATGGGTTTTTCGGATTTAACATCCGTCCTTAAAATGAACGACACTAATGTAATTGCATTATGTGACGTAGACGAGAACGTATTACGCTCCAGAACGGTAGATTTGGAAAAGGCGGGTATTAAAAAACCGAAATGGTATAGCGACTATAGAAAGTTACTGGAAAATAAGGATATTGACGTAGTGATAATCGGTACTCCAGACCACTGGCATTGCTTACAATTAACAGACGCCCTAAAGGCAGGTAAGGATGTATATTGTGAAAAGCCTATTGCCAATTCGGTCGAGGAGGCAAACCTAATGTTGGGCCATGTGCAGGCAAGCGACCGTATGGTTCAGGTTGGGCAATGGCAAAGAAGTCAGCCTCATTTTGTGGATGCCATCAATTATGTACATTCGGGTAAGTTGGGTGAAATACGCCTTGCTAAGGCTTGGGCGTATCAAGGCTGGATGAAACCAGTGCCTGTTACGGTGGATAGCGAAATACCAAAAGGTGTAGATTATAAGATGTGGTTAGGACCTGCTCCTCAACGTGCATTCAATGTAAATAGATTTCATTTTAATTTTAGATGGTTCTGGGATTATGCCGGAGGTTTAATGACAGATTGGGGTGTTCATTTAATTGATTATGCCTTATATGGAATGAAGGTGGGTACGCCTAAATCCGTTATGGCTTTAGGCGGAAAATTTGCTTACCCGAATGATGCATCTGAAACACCGGATACCCTTCAAACCGTTTATGAATATGATGGGTTCTCCATATTATGGGAACATGCTACAGGAATTGATGGAGGTAATTACGGGCGTAATCACGGCATTGCCTTTATAGGCAATAACGGAACATTGGTTTTGGATAGAGGTGGATGGGAAGTAATTCCTGAAAAAGAATTTCAAGGATGGGATAAAGAAGGTATTCCAAAAATGAAGGCCATCACATATAGTAGGGGCGAAGCGAATGGGCTTGATTTACATACTGCCAATTTTATTGATGCAGTAAAGAATAGAGATACTGCCAAATTAAATGCACCCATAAAGGTTGGTTATGATGCTGCTTTAGTTTCGCATATGGGTAATGTTGCCTTTAAAACAGGTGATAGGATTTATTGGGACGCCGCCTCAGGCAAATTTAAAAATGAATTAGCGAATCAATTATTAAGCGCAAAATATCACAACGGTTGGAAGCTGCCAACACTGTAA